The Rhizobium sp. BG4 genomic sequence GTCGGCTCCTATCTGGAGGCCTGGTCGGGTGTGGTTGAGCGCCTGAAGGACAGTTTCACGATCCTGACCTTCGACCTGCGCGGCCACGGCCAATCGAGCCGGGTAAAGGGCCGCTACGAGATCGACGATTTCGTCAACGAGGCGCTGGCGCTCGCCGACAAGGCAGGCTTCTCGAGTTTCAATCTCGCCGGCTTCTCGCTCGGCGGGCTGATCGCCCAGCGCCTAGCGCTGACCCATCTCGACCGGCTGCGCAAGCTGGTGCTGCTCTCCACGGTGGCTGGCCGCACGCCGGATGAGCGGACGCGGGTTCTGGAGCGCCTCGCGGCGCTGCGGGCCGGTACGCCGGCCGATCATCACAACGCCTCGCTGTCGCGCTGGCTGACCGAAGAGTTTCAGGCTGCAAACGCCGAGACAATAGCAAGGCTTCGCCAGCGCGATGCCGAGAACGATCCGGAATGCTATGCAGCCGCCTACAGGGTGCTCGCCGAGACCGACTTCGGTGGCTTCCTCGACCAGATCCGCTGCCCGACGCTGATTGCGACGGGCGAGGACGATGCCGGATCCAATCCGCGCATGGCCCGCTACATGCACGAGCGCATCCCGGGCTCGACGCTGTCGATCCTGCCGGGCCTGCGCCATTCCATTCTCATCGAGGCGCCGGAAACGGTGGCGAACCTGATGCGCGGCTTCCTGGCCGCCACGGAGAGGAACCATGGATGAGGCGCTTAGAAAAAGCGGCGAGGCCGTTCGCCGCAAGGTGCTGGGTGACGACTATGTCGACCGCGCCATCAACGGCGCCGACAGCTTCTCGGCACCGTTCCAGGATGTGCTCAACGAATATTGCTGGGGCACGGCCTGGACCGACGAAGGGCTCGACCTAAAGCAGCGCAGCCTCCTCAACCTCGGCATGCTGGCGGCGCTGAACCGCATGCATGAATTCGGCATCCATTTTCGCGGCGCGATCCGCAATGGCCTGACCGATGACGAACTGAGGGCAGCGCTCGTGCAGATCGCGGTTTATTGCGGCATTCCGGCCGGCGTCGAAGCCTTCCGGGTCGCCCGCTCCATTCGCGACGAGATGCGCCAGAAAGGAGAACTCTGACTTCCATCGATTCAAGGAAGCGACCGGCCTGCGGCTGCTTCAAATCGCCGGAAGACGAAAAGGTCTCTTCGACATCAAGATTGCATGACGGTACGGGAATGAGCCCGGGCCAAAAACCAAGAATGACAATAAAGGGAACCATCGCATGAACAGACTGACCAAGATTTCCGCAGCGGCAGCATCGCTTGCCGTGGCTTTCGCCGCCCTCCCGGCCAATGCCGGTGCCGTCCTCGACCGCGTCATGGCGGCCAAGGACCTGAAGGTTGCGACCGACGCCAACTGGGCGCCGCAATCCTTCATGAACGAGAAGAACGAACTCGATGGCTTCGACGTCGATGTCGCCAAGGATATCGGCAAGCGTCTCGGCGTGAAGGTCGAATTCGTCACGCCCGGCTGGGACATCATCACCGCCGGCAACTGGGCGGGCCGCTGGGACATGCATGTCGGCTCGATGACGCCGACCAAGAAGCGCGCCGAGATCTTCGATTTCCCGGCCGTCTACTATTACACCCCGGCAGCCGTTGCCGTTCACAAGGACAGCAAGGCGACGAAGCTTTCCGATCTCGACGGCAAGGTGGTCGGCACCACGGCAACCTCGACCTTTGAAGCCTATGCCAAGGGCGACCTGACGCTCGATGCTGCCGGCGCGCCTCCCTTCAAATACGAGTTCAAGCCGAAGGAAGTGAAGTCCTACGCCAACTCGACCACCGCCTTCGACGACCTGCGTCTCGGTGACGGCACCCGTCTCGATGCCGTCGTCTCCTCGCTGCCGAGCATTCTCGACGCGGTGAAGGCCGGCTACCCGATCAAGCAGATCGGCGACCCGGTCTTCTACGAGCCGCTCGCTGTTGCGATCGAGCATGGCGACAAGGAATTCAACGACAAGATCGCTGAAGCCGTGAAGGGCATGCAGGCCGATGGCACACTGAGCAAGCTCTCCGTGAAGTGGTATGGCGTAGACTATACGGTCGTAAAGTAACCACCGCCAGAAGCGGACGGTCCGGGCAACCGGACCGTCGATTTGCCGCAAGGGACAAGAGATGCTTTATCCCGATACCGTCGAGTCTGAAGTGCTCGTCCATAAGCCGTGGTTCATCGCGACGATGTTTGCGGTCGTGCTGGCTTTCTTCCTGATGTTCAACATGACCGGCACGGCGATGGGCGAATTGATGCGCCCCGTCATCGGCGATCCCTCTGCCAGCGGCCTGTACGGACGTTTCGCGATCGCCTTCGTCATCGCCGTCATGTTCGTGCTCAATGTCGTGCTGATCGGCTTTGCGCCGCTCAGGGTGCAGATCGCCGTCGTCTGGCTGGAACTGCTGCTTCTGTTCCTCGCCTTCTTCGCGACCTTTCATCTGAGCCTGCCGTTCATCGCCGAAAAACTGCCCTTCATGATTACCCAGGGCTTGGTGACGACGATCTATGTCTCGGCAATCTCGATCGTCATCGCCTCGGCGATCGCCATTCTCGGCGCCGTCGCCAAGCTTTCGACCAATGGCTTCGCCTATGCGATCGCCAGTTTCTACACGTCGTTCTTCCGCGGCCTGCCGCTCCTCATGCAGGTCTACCTGATCTATCTCGGCCTGCCGCAGCTCGGCTTCGTCATCGATGCGGTTCCGGCCGGTATTCTCGCCCTGTCGCTCTGCTACGGCGCCTACATGACGGAGATTTTCCGCTCGGGCATCCAGAGCATTGATCGCGGCCAGTGGGAGGCGTCGCGCTCGATCGGCTTCGGCTTCGGCATCACCATGCGCAAGATCATCCTGCCGCAGGCACTGCCGGTCATCATCCCGCCGACCGGCAACCAGTTCATCTCCATGCTGAAGGACAGCTCGCTGGTCTCGGTGATCGGCGTCTGGGAACTGATGTTCCTCGCCCGCACGCTCGAACAGAAGACCTTCCAGCACATGGAAATGCTGATCTCCGCCGCCATGCTCTACTGGATCATGTCGATCTGCCTGGAGCTCATCCAATCCCGCATCGAGCGTCATTACGCCAGGAGCAAAGTCCGATGAACGGCGACAAGATCATCGAAGCGAAGAACGTTTCCAAGTGGTACGGCGCCTTCCAGGTGCTCAAGGATATCAACCTGACGGTCAGCAAGGGCGAGCGCATCGTCGTCTGCGGTCCCTCGGGCTCCGGCAAGTCGACGCTGATCCGCTGCTTCAACCGGCTGGAAGCGCATCAGGAAGGCGAGATTTCCGTCAACGGCATCACGCTGCACAACAAGATGCGCAATGTCGGCGAGGTCCGCAAGAATGTCGGCATGGTGTTCCAGCACTTCAATCTCTTCCCGCATATGACGGTGCTGATGAACTGCATGGTCGGGCCGATGTGGATCAAGGGCGTGCCGGAGGCAGAAGCCAAGAAGACGGCGCTGAAATTCCTGGAGCGCGTGCGCATTCCCGAACAGGCCAACAAATATCCGATCCAGCTTTCCGGCGGTCAGCAGCAGCGCGTCGCCATTGCCCGCTCGCTCTGCATGCAGCCGGCCGTGATGCTCTTCGACGAGCCGACCTCGGCGCTCGACCCGGAAATGGTCTCGGAAGTGCTGGAGACGATGACCGGGCTTGCCAAGGACGGTATGACGATGGTCTGCGTGACCCACGAAATGGGCTTCGCCCGCGCCGTCGCCGACCGGGTGATCTTCATGAATTCAGGCCAGATCGTCGAGGAAGGCAAGCCGAACGACTTCTTCACCAACCCGCAGCACGAGCGGACCAAGCTGTTCCTCAGCCAGATCCTCAAGCACTGAGCGGCTTCCGCCGCTCAGTGCTTGGCGAAACGCAAGCACATCGGCGTGCCGATGCGAATGCTCTTGCCGGTATCAACCAGCGATCCGGCTTCCGCATCGCGGGCAAAGATGCTGACGACGTCGCTGTCCTGATTGGCACAAAGCAGGTGGCCGCCTTGCGGGGCGATCGCGAGATTGCGCGGCGTCCGGCCACCGCAGGAGACCTGACCCATTGTCGAGAGCCTGCCGGTTTCGGCATCGACCGCGAAGACTGCGATGCTGTCATGGCCGCGATTGGCGCCATAGAGAAACCGTCCGTCAGGTGAAATCTGCAGGTCGGAGGCGTGGTTTGCGGCAGCGGCCTGATCGGGAACGGTCGGATAGACGCCGATCTCTTCCAATAACTTGCCGCCTGCGCCGATCCGGTAGCTTGCTACCGTCGAGTCGAGTTCGTTGATGACGAAGACGAAGCGCCCGGACGGATGCAGCGCGACATGGCGCGGTCCAGCACCTGGTCTCGTGGCAGTCTCGCTGATCTTTTCGAATTGCTCGTCTTCAAGGCTGTAAACCGTCAGCCTATCGGTGCCGAGATCGGCGACCAGCAGCAGATTGGGCGCAATCTCGGTGACGCTGTGCGGATGGCTGCGTTCCTGGCGGGCGGCATTGGGGCCGGTGCCGGATTGCGCGGCGCTGATGCGGCCGGGCGCCAGCGAGCCGTCTGCCCGGCGTTCGAAGGCGACCAGTGCCTGATCCGGACCACCCGCACCCATCGCATAATTGACGACGAAGAGATGCCGTCCATCCCGGGAAATCGCATTATGCGCCGTCGTTGCGCCAAGCGAAGGCTGCATGTTGAGGTGGTCGAGGCGTCCAGCCTTGCTGTCGAAGGACAGGGCAGTAACCAGACCCTCATACCAGCCCTCGATCTCGGAATTGGCATAGACGAGGCTGCCGTCCGGAGCCGGCGAGAAAAAGGTCGGATTGACGATCTGCGGCGCGGAAGCCAGCCGCTCGGCCGTCAGGGTCTCGTCATCGAAGAGGTGGACCGAGAGGCCATCGCCATTGGCGCCTTCGAAATAGGAGGTCGGCTGGTTGAGGGTGCCGATGAAGAGCAGATGTTTCATGGCTGGTCGCCTTACAGGATCAGGATGGCTCTGAAATCGTTGACATTTGTCCCGGTCGGGCCTGTTTCGAAGAGGTCGCCGATCGCCTGGAAGCCGCTATAGCTGTCATTGCCGTCGAGCACACGGCGCGGGTCGATACCGGCGGCGCGCAGGCGCTTGACGGTGCCGCCGTCGGCAAAGGCGCCGGCATTGTTCTCCGAGCCGTCGATGCCGTCAGTATCCGCTGCGAGCAGGTGGACATCATGGCCGTCGAGCGCGAGTGCGGCGGCGAGCGCGAATTCGCCGTTGCGGCCACCCTTGCCGCCCTTGGCGCGCAACGTCACTGTTGTCTCGCCGCCGGAGAGGATGACGACCGGCTTCGTGAAGGGGCGATCGCGGCCGCTGACTTCCCTGGCGATCGCCGCATGCACAAGCGCCACGTCGCGGGATTCGCCTTCGATCGCATCGGACAGGATCGCCGCTTCGATGCCGCTTGCGCGGGCAAGCGCTGCGGCCGCTTCCAGCGAGACGCCGGCCGAGGCGATGATGTGATGGCTGTTGCGGGCAAAGGCAGGATCATCGGGCAGGGGAGCATCGGCCCTCTCCGAATTCAGATGGTCGATCGCCGCCTGCGGCAGCTTCAGTCCGTATTGGGCGATGATCTCCAGCGCCTCGTGGCGGGTCGAGCGATCAGGGACGGTCGGTCCCGACGCGACATGCGCCGGGTTGTCGCCCGGAATGTCCGAAACGATGAGGCTGACGACGCGGGCCTTGGTCGCGGCGGCGAGACGGCCGCCCTTGATCGTCGAGAGATGCTTGCGCACGACATTCATCGCCGAGATTGGCGCGCCGGAGGCCAGCAGCATCTCGTTCAGCGCGATCTCGTCGTCGAGCGTCAGTCCCTCCGGCGGCGATGGCAGCAGCGCCGAACCGCCGCCGCAGACCAGCGCGATGACGAGGTCGTCCGCCGTCAAATCCCTGACCGTCTCGAGCAGCCGTTTCGAGGCGGCAAGGCCTGCGGCATCCGGCATCGGATGGGATGCCTCGATGATCTCGACATGTTCGGTCTCGCAGCCGTAGCCGTAGCGGGTGACGACGGCGCCTTCGAGCGGGCCGTCCCAGAGGCTTTCCAGTGCCCGCGCCATCTGCGCCGCGCCCTTGCCGGCGCCGATCACCACCGTTTTGCCCTTCGGCTTTCCCGGCAAATGCGCCCTGATCCCCGTCAGCGGGTCGGCGGCCTTGACGGCGGCGTGGAAAAGCGAAGCGAGGAATTCACGCGGCGAGGACATGGAATGGGTCATGGAATGATCTGCGCTTGATGTCGTTACTATGCGTAATCGTGCTGCGGCTGCCGCTGCAAGACGCCTTTGAGAATATCGGCCGCTTTCTCGGCAATCATGATCGTCGCGGCATTGGTATTCGACGAGATCAGCCGCGGCATGACGGAACTGTCGCAGACCCGGAGCCGATCGATGCCGCGCACCTTGAGATCCGGATCGACGACGGCATCTTCGCCACCGCCCATGCGGCATGTGCCGACGGGGTGATAGGCCGAGCGGCCGTACTGCCGGGCGAACTGCCGGTATTCCTCTTGCGTGCGGATATTGCCGTCAGGCAGATGCAGCCGTCTGACGAAGGGCCGGAAGGCCGGCTGGGAGAGGATTTCCTGGCAGATCTTGATGCCGTCGACGGCGCGTTCCAGATCGTAGGGCTCCGCAAAGGCATTGGGGTCGATTGCCGGGGGAACGGATGGATCCTTCGAGCGCAGAGTTACTGTCCCACGCGAGCGCGGCCGGACGTGATAGGAATTCAGCGTGCAGCCATTGCCGCCGGGCACGCCGCCGATCCCTTCCTCGACACCAGCCCCCGGCAGGAAGTGGAACTGCAGGTCCGGGGTCTTCTCAGCCTTGTCGCCCCACCAGAAACCGCCGCCCTCGACGATGTTCGAGGCCACCGGCCCCTTGCCGAACAGGGCGTATTCGATCCCGGCCGCGACCTGCCAATGGCGCTTCTTGTAGCGGTCGATGCCGTGCGAGCCGCTGAGTTCAGCGAGAACATCGACATCCATGTGATCCTGCAGGTTCTTGCCGACCTGCGGCAGATCTCTGACAACATCAATATCGAGCGCTCGTAGTTCGTCGGCGGGGCCGAGACCCGAGAGCATCAGCATCTTCGGCGAACCGATGGCGCCCGACGTGAGGATGACTTCGCGCTCGGCCCTCAACAGCACCGGCCGGCCGTTCTCGATGATCTCGATGCCGACGGCGCAGCCGTTCTCGATGACGATCCTGTTGACGGCGGTACCGGTGCGCACCGTCAGGTTCTTGCGATGCGCGGCGGGCTTCAGATAGCCGACGGCGGTGCTGCTGCGGCGTCCATTCTTCGTCGTTGTCTGATAGAAACCGGCGCCGGCCTGCGATCCGGCATTGAAATCGGGATTGAAGGGAAGACCGGCCTCCTGCGCGGCACGCACGAAGACGCGCGTCAGCGGATGCGGGTTCTGCGAGCTGACGCCGAGCGGTCCTTCGGTGCCGTGATGAGCGCCGCCGAATGTGTCATTGCCTTCGGACTTGCGGAAATAGGGGCGCACATCCTCGTAGCCCCAGCCAGCGCATCCCTCGAGGTCGCGCCAGCCGTCGTAATCCTCGGGGCAGCCGCGGGTGAAGACCTGGGCGTTGATCGAGCTGCCCCCGCCGAGCACGCGAGCTTGCGGATAGACCATCTTGCGCCCGGCAATCTCGCGCCCGGCCACCGTCTCATAGCCCCAAATCAGCGGGCCGGCCGTCATCTTGAAGAAGCCTACGGGGAGATGGATGTACATATTGCTGTCGCGCGGGCCGGCTTCCAGCAGGGTCACGGAAACATCAGGGTCCTCGCTCAGGCGCGCAGCAAGCACGCATCCCGCCGAGCCGCCCCCGACGATGATGTAATCGGGCATTCTCTCCTCCGTAAAATGCATGTGATGCCGGGCGCTCCTCGTTGCCGCGGCATCAATTCGCGATCACAATCTCAAGTCTCTTGCCCCTCGTCAAGAGAAAGGGTACGGTTATCGTCTTGAAGGGTTGTCGTACAAATGCTATGACGACGTTGCTTCAGATCGCGGTGCCGGGGAAAGAAGGACGGCATCGGGATCTTCGTCATTCAACGGGAGGTTTTCGAATGATCGATAAGATAAATTCGCATTTCGGCAGCATGAACCGCAGATCGTTTCTGGCAACCGTCGCGGCGGGTGCGACGGTCGCCGCCTTGCCACGGCAGCTCTTCGCCGCCGACAAGCCGACGCTTGTCACGTCCATCCGCTCGCTCTCCAACCCGTATCATGCGGTCTGGAAGACCGGTGCCGAGGCCTTCGCCTCCGCCATCGGCCTCGATCACGTAACGCTCGTCTCCGAGGGCAACAGCGAAAAGGGGATTGCCGACATCAAGGCCATGCTCGCCAAGACCGGCGGCAACATGGTGCTGAATTCCGACCCGAATGACACGCCGGATGCGCGCCCGATCGTAGAGGCCTGCGCCAAGGCTGGCGCCTATGTCGTGACCCAGTGGAACAAGCCGGCGGACCTGCATCCGAAGGACTTCAATCCGAACTACGTCTCGCATATCGAATTCGACGGCATCTCGAGCGGCAAGCAGATCGCCGAAATCCTCTTCAAGTCGATCGGCGGCTCCGGCGGCATCATCGCGCTCGGCGGCCAGATTTCCAACACGGCGGCGATCGAACGCAAGAAGGGCCTGGAAGACGCGCTGGCCGCCAACACCAACATCAAGCTCCTGGATTTCCAGGTGGCGAACTGGAAGTCGTCGGAAGCCTATGACCTGACGAGCAACCTGCTGACCCGCTTCGGCGACGACGTGAAGGGCATCTGGGCCGCCAATGACGATATGGGCACCGGCGCGCTCGAGGCGCTGCGCGCCGAAAACCTCGCAGGCAAGGTCCCGGTCGTCGGCGTCGACGGCATCAAGGCTGCGGTCGATGCGGTGCGCAAGGGCGAGTTCGCCTGCACCGTGACGTCCGATCCGTTCTGGCAGGGCGGCATGGGCCTGGCGATCGGTCTCGCCGCGCTCCAGAAGAAGTTCGACCCGGCAAAGGAGCCGGCCGACCATCGCGAATTTTACGGCAAAGCCGTGCTGATCGCGAAGGAGAATGTCGAGGAATATTACAAGACCAACATCGACTCCCATCCGACGCTCGACTGGAACGATCTCTGGGGCCGCGTCACGGGTGCGATCCGCACCTAACCCGAGCTCGTGTCTCCTCCCGCAGCCAGCGGCTCCTCCGCGGCTGCCTCCTCGCTGGCGGGCGCTTTCGGCGCCTGCCAGCAACTCCGGATGACGCAGCGAGGTGCAGTCTGTTGACCATCAATGCCGAAAACATCAAGACTATGACCAAAAGCGAACAGGCAGGTGACATGCCGACTGTTGGAAGCCGCCTGTTCGGCGGGCTCGATCGCAAGCGCTTGCGTGCCTATGCCCCGGCATTGGTGCTGATCGCACTCTGCATTCTGATCACCATCGCCAATCCCAATTTCATCGAACCGCGCAATCTCGTGCGCATCGCCAATTCCGCCGCGGTGCCGTTGACGCTTGCCATGGGCCTCACCTTCATCATCCTGCTTGGCAGCATCGACCTTTCGGTCGAGGGATCGCTGTCAGTGGCCGCGATGGTCACCGTGCTGCTCGCCACGAATGATGCGAATGCCAATGCCTATGGCTGGCTTGCCGTGATCGCCGCCATCGCCGCCAGCACGCTGATGGGCTTCACGACCGGCATCATCCAGACGTTTCTGAGGATCCCCTCCTTCATGGCGACGCTCGGCGTCTGGTTCATCGGGCTCGGGATCTCCGTCTATATGCTCGGCGGTTCGGCTGTGCGCCTGATGGATCCGTCGATCCGCGATCTGGCGCTGGCGCGCTTTCTCGGATTGCCGGTGGCAGTCTGGGTGGCGCTTGCCGCCTTCCTGATCGCCTGCACCGTTCAGTATTATACCCGGCTTGGACGCCACATCATGGCGATCGGCGGCGGTGAGGATGTGGCCGAGCTTTCGGGCATCAATCTGCGCCGCGTCCGCATCATGGCCTTCGGGCTCGCCGGCTTCTTCTTCGGCGTTGCCGGCGTGCTGGCCGCCGCCCAGCTTGGCCGTTCGGATGCGGTCATCGCCGACGGCCGCCTGTTTGCCGCCGTGACCGCCGTCGTCGTTGGCGGAACGGCGCTTACCGGTGGCGAAGGTGGGGTCATCAATACGCTGGTCGGCGTGCTGATCGTCACCGTGCTCAGCAACGGCATGATCCTGCTCGGCGTCTCCCCCTATGTGCAGCAGACCGTCCAGGGCCTGATGATCATTGCCGCCGTCGCGCTGTCGCTCGACCGCCTGCGCCTCCAGATCGTGAAGTGACCGCCATGTTGTCAGCCAACGAAATCAGCAAATCCTTCGCAGGCGTTCACGCATTGAAGAACGTCTCGCTCGAAATCCGCCCGAACGAGGTCGTTGGCCTCATCGGCGAAAATGGTGCCGGCAAATCGACGCTGATGCGGATCCTCGCCGGAACGCACCAGCCCGATGGCGGCACGCTCATGCTCGACGGGCAGCCGTTGAAGCTGCGCAATGCGCGTGATGGCGCGGCCCACGGCATCGGCATGGTGTTTCAGGAACAATCCCTGCTCCTGAACCTCTCGGTCGCCGAAAACATCTATCTCGGCCAGGAAGACCAGTTCGTCCGCTTCGGCATCATGGACTGGAAGGCAATGCGCGCCGCCGCCCGCCGCCAGCTCGAAAAGATCGGCGTCGATATCGATGTCACGGCGCGGACCTCGGAACTGACCTTCGCGGCACGTCAGATGGTCGAGCTCGCCAAGGCGTTGACGCTGGAAGAGACTGTCTCGCGCCCGCTCGTCATCCTGCTCGATGAGCCGACCTCGGTCTTGAGCGGTAGCGATATCGACGTGCTCTTCAAGCGGGTGCGCTCGCTGAAGTCGCGGGCAAGCTTCGTCTTCGTGTCGCACCGGCTCGATGAAGTCCTGCGCATCTCGGACCGCGTCTACACGATGAAGGACGGCCAGGTGGTGGCCGAGCATCGGGCGGCCGATGTTACCGGTCCTGAACTCCACGAGATCATGGTCGGCCGCGGGCTGCAGGCAACCTATTACAAGGAAGACAAGCAGCTGCCGCCGAAAAGCGAGATCGTCGTCGATGCCAGCAGGCTGTCGATCGACGGCGCTTTCCACGATGTCGACCTGCAGATCCGCTCCGGCGAGATCGTCGGCATTGCCGGTGTCGTCGGCTCCGGCCGCGAAGAGGTGACGCGGGCGATTGGCGGCTTCCTGACGCATACGGCCGGTACGCTCAAGATCAATGGCGAGCCGGTGCATTTCCGTTCGCCCGAACAGGCGGTGCGCAAGAGCATCGGCTATATCCCCCGCGAACGGCGCGTCGAGGGGCTGGTGATGTTCCTGTCGATCGCCGAAAATATCAGCCTTGCCGATCTCTCCTCCGTCATGCGCGGCGGCGCAATCGATTACCGGCGTGAACGCAAGCTCGCCGCCGACTGGATCAAGCGCCTTCGTATCAAGGCGCCTGGGCCGGATATCGCCTGCCGTAAACTCTCGGGCGGTAACCAGCAGAAGGTAGTGCTGGCACGCTGGATGACGGCGGGCTCGCGGATCCTGATCCTCGATCATCCGACCCGCGGCCTCGATGTCGGTGCCAAGGAAGAGGTCTACGAGCTCGTCCGGCAGCTCTCCTCGGAAGGCGTCGCGATCCTTTTGATATCGGACACGCTGGAAGAAACGATCGGCCTGTCGCATCGCGTGCTGGTGATGCGCGATGGTGCGGTCACGGCCCATTTCGATGCGGCTCCGGGCGCCAAGCCGGATCAGGTCGATCTCGTTGCGGCAATGGTGTGAGGAG encodes the following:
- a CDS encoding sugar ABC transporter ATP-binding protein gives rise to the protein MLSANEISKSFAGVHALKNVSLEIRPNEVVGLIGENGAGKSTLMRILAGTHQPDGGTLMLDGQPLKLRNARDGAAHGIGMVFQEQSLLLNLSVAENIYLGQEDQFVRFGIMDWKAMRAAARRQLEKIGVDIDVTARTSELTFAARQMVELAKALTLEETVSRPLVILLDEPTSVLSGSDIDVLFKRVRSLKSRASFVFVSHRLDEVLRISDRVYTMKDGQVVAEHRAADVTGPELHEIMVGRGLQATYYKEDKQLPPKSEIVVDASRLSIDGAFHDVDLQIRSGEIVGIAGVVGSGREEVTRAIGGFLTHTAGTLKINGEPVHFRSPEQAVRKSIGYIPRERRVEGLVMFLSIAENISLADLSSVMRGGAIDYRRERKLAADWIKRLRIKAPGPDIACRKLSGGNQQKVVLARWMTAGSRILILDHPTRGLDVGAKEEVYELVRQLSSEGVAILLISDTLEETIGLSHRVLVMRDGAVTAHFDAAPGAKPDQVDLVAAMV